Part of the ANME-2 cluster archaeon genome, CGTATCAACCACTTTAAACTTTCCGTCCTTGATCTCATCAATAGTACCTGACACATTGGGCGGGACCATTATACGTTGTTCCACATTAATGGTCTCCTGAACGGTCCCGATCACATCGCCGCCGGAAACCGCATCTCCTGCTTTGGCAGTTGATTTAAATTCCCAGAGTTTTTCCTGATCCAGGCCATCTGCCATAACTCCCCTCTCGATAAAGTCCCCCATCTTTTCCCTAAGAAGGGGCAAAGGACGCTGTATCCCATCATATATACTCTCAAGAAGGCCAGGTCCAAGTTGAACGGAAAGTGGCATACCCGTGTTCTCTACAGGTTCTCCGGGCCTGATTCCTGCCGTCTCCTCATAGACCTGCACAATGGACCGATCCCCCTCAATTCCGATAACCTCTCCCATCAGACGTTCATGTCCTATTTTGACCACATCATACATCCGGGTATTGATGCCCTGGATTGTGACCACTGGTCCTGATATCCTATAAATCTCTCCTTTCATTTCCACAGATCAACACCTACTGCTTGTTTTATTTTATCTCTTAAATTTGAACTTTCACCTGCACCGCCCAGTGCAATTGTCGTGGGCGTAACCAGTTCATCCAGCATATTCTGGAAATTCTCAGGCAAACTGGCCAGATCATCGTTGTGGATAACTAATACTCCTATTTCCCTGTCGTTAAGTACATTCTGAATAATAGGTATAAGATCATCCTTTCCGTTTGTTTCATGGATATTTCTTATACCGGCAAGTCTGAAGCCAAGAGTAAATTCACTGCTTCCAATTACTGCTATCTCCATATCACATCACCAGGTGTTTCTTTATGATATCATCAGACAATGCAGATTCTTTGCCTCTGGCTATCGTTCTAAGATTGTTTATTTCATTATTCTTTCTGACTATATAATCAAAAATAGGTAAAATTGATAGTGGATAATAGTGCGATACTTTTGATGAATATTTCATTGCATATTTATCCAGTTCTGCTTCCACGTCCATAAGGGAGGGCATATCTTCACTGATCACTTCTGAAAGTGAAGACCAATATGAATAATCTTCCTGGCTTTTAATGAAATCCGGCCATGAGAGAGAGACCAGACGACGTAGATCTCCATCTTTCAGTTCAGCTCCGCCAGGTATTAACAGTTCCATTATCTCATCCCTGGGAAGGTCTGCCTTTTTAGTCCTGAAAAGAGTCTTAAGGTTTTTAAGGTCAATTTCGGTCCTGATGAATTTCAGGCTTAACTTTTCACCCTTGGATTTGTCCATTGAAGAAAGTATTCTGGAATAATATAACTTATCCAGATTGTTCTCGACAGTTGACAGCATTCCGCCCTGGTAATCGGAAATGACAGAATGATATGGGGTATTTTCAAGAGCAACCTTAATATCATCAATTGATTCCATACTGGCAATGGAGTTAAGTTGACGATATCCCAGTTGTCCTGCTGCCACCACGGCCTCCTGTATCTCTTCAAGAGGAGCTCCGTAATATTTTCCCCTGAGTATGGTCTTGATATTCCAAATATCCCAGTACCTCAGGTATTCTGTGATCAAATAGTGTGGTTCATCCTGGGAAATACGTAACAATTTCCTGTATGTCCTGGCAAGATTCTGATTGAGGGCATGCTCTAAAAGGTCTATGCCGCTGTATTTCTGTGCAAGCTCATCCACATCCTGTTTATATTCTGACTCACCGATAAAACGTGTGATCTCAGGAAGGTCCATGTTCATCATCTTTGGATAAACTTCCTTCTGGATCAGCTTGCTCTTCATAGCCCTGACCCGGGCCGTAATGTATGCATACTTTTTACTGCCCCGGCGATTAAAGAACATCTTAATACCTCATCCAAATAGTATGTCTGATACAGGTTTTAGTGTTTGTTCAGACACATCGTCCAGAATTCCGTCGAAAGTGTAGTCCAGTCGTACTGAACCGTCATCATTCTCGATGATCAGGCCGCCAATACAGTCAATCTCACCCATAAAGGTAAGGTCTGTCAATTCCTTGACCAGCTTTGTATCCCTTGTGTTGGAATATATCCTGGCGCCTTCACTTCCATGCTCATCAAGAATTGCTTTCAACATAGATGCATTCTTGTCTGGTGGCAATGATGAGATAGCTTCTCTGGCCGACTGATAAACACTGTCCAAGACATCCTTTTTAGCATTGAGTGCAGCTCTCTTGCTCTCAAGTTTCGCACTGGATTTTTCCTGTTTGAGCCTTCTCTGGATATTTGCCTCAACTTCGGTCTTGCTGTCAGCTAAAATCTTTTCAGCTTCATTTTTTGCTTTGTCGATTATTGCTGCAGCTTCATCCTGTGCCTCAGCTTCAATAGCGGCTACTTCTGTTTTTGCCTGTTCCAGGATATCATTTACAACATTTTCAAGTCCCATGTCCAATCTCCCGCTGACGGGTAAATAGTCTTACAGGAAGAGCAACAATATGGCAACAACCAGTCCAAAGATAACAATAGTCTCCGGGATAACGGTCAGGATAAGACCCTTTCCGAACAGCTCTTCTCGTTCTGCCATTGCACCGACAGCGGCTGCGCCGATATCCTTTTCTGCAATACCTGAAGCAATGCCGGACAGTCCTACTGCCAGGCCTGCGCCGATTGCTATAAGTCCTTTTTGATTCGCAAGAATCTGTTCTACGGTTGCATCTGCTATACTAATATCTACCATTTATTTTACCTCTGTATATTTTCGATTATATCCGAATGGATTAAATTTACGACCACCGCCATGGTAGAATTTTGTAAAGAATTCTACATACTGCAACCTTAATGCATGCAGTCCCGGTGCTACTACACCAAGCACGGTGTTAACAGTGTGTCCTATCAGGAGCACAATAATTCCAAGTATTATGAAAATTCCCCCTTCTGGAAAGAGCAAATTTGTCACAATATAATTTATTGCATATGCAATACCTACAGAAGACAGACCCACGGCGGCCAACCTTGTATATGACAGTGTGTTACTGAGAATTGAAGGCAGTTCAAGAATGGCTGACCCGCCTTCACCTGCAATGAGCATCACCACACCTATCAATGATATGACTAATCCGCCGGTCTTACCAACAACAGGAATATATCCCAGGGCTGCAAGAGCAAATATGGCGATTCCCAGTTGTAGTACCATCCAGCTTATCTTTTCCAGCACCGCAGTCTTTAGACCATGTGAGACAGCTTCGTTCCTGAAACCAAGAATGAATCCCAGATTCAGGTGCACAACACCGATAAGTGCTGATATTATCAAAAGTATGGGTATATCTTTCTCACCAAGTCTATTAAGGATGGGCAGGGCATGGAAGTTATAGAATATCCCCCCAAGGGCACTGTGTTCACCAAAAAGTACTGCCACAATGCTATGGTGCCCAAACACATGGAAACCGAATATTTCTGCGAACAGTATACCGAATATTGTTGTAGTGATACTGCAATAGACAAGCAGCGTTGCCAGTGGTCTCATACCGCCGGTCTTTATCTTTGCCCTGCCTACCATTCCAAGTGTAAAGAGTACCAGACCATATCCAATATCTCCAAGCATGAGACCGTAGAATAATGGGAATGTGAAGAAAATAATAACTGATGGGTCGATCTCCTTATAGAGTGGTCTGGAATATAAGTCCATAATCGTTTCAAGAGGCTTGACCAGTCCGGGATTATCATATTCAACCGGAATTGTACTGGATTCGATCTCTTCTTTTTCCACATCCAGTTTGGAAATCATTACACTGCCATTGAAATTTTTCTCAAGGGTATCTTCCACCTGATGGAACTTGTCATCAGCTATCCAGCAATCAATAATAAAAGTACTCTCAGATGTTGCAAAACGCAATGGTGCTTCTGCTTTTTCTGTAGTGATCGATAATACCTCATCTGAAGCAAGGATGAAATCCATATATTTACCTTTAAGATCTGCAATTTCATCTTCAAGTGAAGTTAGTTCAAGTTGTATGTCTTCTTTCCTGTTTTTCATTCCGTTCATCATCTTTCCGGGATTGCCTTTTAATTCAGGTACATGGATATCATTAAAGTAATATTTTTCAAGAATGTCAGTGACTTGCTGCTGGTACTCAACAGGCATAAATAAGGCAATAACATTTTTTTTGTTATAGGGTGATGAGAACAGTTCATAATTTGTTGTAATACTCCTGATCTCTTGTTCAATTCCGGATATTTCACCCTGGATATAACCTATGATGGCATTGATTGAACTATAACCCTTATAATACTCAAGGTCCAGCGGAAGTAAAGACAGAGGTTCCAGCACGAAAATGGAATCGTCTATATTCTTTAGTTCAGTCCCAAGTACATTTTTCCGATCTAATAATTCGTTGACAATTGAATCCAGCTTTTCTAATTTTGCATCAAGTTCATTTAAAATTGCATCTTCATTTTGAAGCTTATCGGAATGTGTCGGTTTTATACCTAGAAAATTTGTAAGTGATCGTAGCTTGACCAATTTATTAGAGGCTTGTGAAGCCACTTCACCGGGTTTGCCAATAGTAAGAAATGAATCGTCTTCAGTGAAATCTTCTACATGGATACACTGTATTGAATGCAAGATGTCCACAGTCGGATGCAATAATTTCTTATTGCCAATAATTACTGCTTTTGAAACCTTTTTGGCTTTAAGCATGTATGCTCCTCTCAAATTGTTCCACAAGATATTCTGTGGCTTTTGCTACATTGCTATTTGCCTTTGATTTTATTGATTCTGCAACAACGACTCCTTCTTTTAGCATTTTTTCTTTTTCTGATTTTATTTTCTCTTTTGCGTGGGAAATTTTTGTATCAGCAATTGCCGCACTCTCGTTCTTAACCTCATTGATCAATTCCCTTGACCGATTCTTTGCTTCGAGAATTTTTTTAG contains:
- a CDS encoding V-type ATP synthase subunit F translates to MEIAVIGSSEFTLGFRLAGIRNIHETNGKDDLIPIIQNVLNDREIGVLVIHNDDLASLPENFQNMLDELVTPTTIALGGAGESSNLRDKIKQAVGVDLWK
- a CDS encoding V-type ATP synthase subunit C is translated as MFFNRRGSKKYAYITARVRAMKSKLIQKEVYPKMMNMDLPEITRFIGESEYKQDVDELAQKYSGIDLLEHALNQNLARTYRKLLRISQDEPHYLITEYLRYWDIWNIKTILRGKYYGAPLEEIQEAVVAAGQLGYRQLNSIASMESIDDIKVALENTPYHSVISDYQGGMLSTVENNLDKLYYSRILSSMDKSKGEKLSLKFIRTEIDLKNLKTLFRTKKADLPRDEIMELLIPGGAELKDGDLRRLVSLSWPDFIKSQEDYSYWSSLSEVISEDMPSLMDVEAELDKYAMKYSSKVSHYYPLSILPIFDYIVRKNNEINNLRTIARGKESALSDDIIKKHLVM
- a CDS encoding V-type ATP synthase subunit E, giving the protein MGLENVVNDILEQAKTEVAAIEAEAQDEAAAIIDKAKNEAEKILADSKTEVEANIQRRLKQEKSSAKLESKRAALNAKKDVLDSVYQSAREAISSLPPDKNASMLKAILDEHGSEGARIYSNTRDTKLVKELTDLTFMGEIDCIGGLIIENDDGSVRLDYTFDGILDDVSEQTLKPVSDILFG
- a CDS encoding V-type ATP synthase subunit K, whose amino-acid sequence is MVDISIADATVEQILANQKGLIAIGAGLAVGLSGIASGIAEKDIGAAAVGAMAEREELFGKGLILTVIPETIVIFGLVVAILLLFL
- a CDS encoding V-type ATP synthase subunit I — its product is MLKAKKVSKAVIIGNKKLLHPTVDILHSIQCIHVEDFTEDDSFLTIGKPGEVASQASNKLVKLRSLTNFLGIKPTHSDKLQNEDAILNELDAKLEKLDSIVNELLDRKNVLGTELKNIDDSIFVLEPLSLLPLDLEYYKGYSSINAIIGYIQGEISGIEQEIRSITTNYELFSSPYNKKNVIALFMPVEYQQQVTDILEKYYFNDIHVPELKGNPGKMMNGMKNRKEDIQLELTSLEDEIADLKGKYMDFILASDEVLSITTEKAEAPLRFATSESTFIIDCWIADDKFHQVEDTLEKNFNGSVMISKLDVEKEEIESSTIPVEYDNPGLVKPLETIMDLYSRPLYKEIDPSVIIFFTFPLFYGLMLGDIGYGLVLFTLGMVGRAKIKTGGMRPLATLLVYCSITTTIFGILFAEIFGFHVFGHHSIVAVLFGEHSALGGIFYNFHALPILNRLGEKDIPILLIISALIGVVHLNLGFILGFRNEAVSHGLKTAVLEKISWMVLQLGIAIFALAALGYIPVVGKTGGLVISLIGVVMLIAGEGGSAILELPSILSNTLSYTRLAAVGLSSVGIAYAINYIVTNLLFPEGGIFIILGIIVLLIGHTVNTVLGVVAPGLHALRLQYVEFFTKFYHGGGRKFNPFGYNRKYTEVK
- the ahaH gene encoding ATP synthase archaeal subunit H, with protein sequence MNKILHNGENNMTKADILSQIKKAEEDTRTMISEANEAKAKKILEAKNRSRELINEVKNESAAIADTKISHAKEKIKSEKEKMLKEGVVVAESIKSKANSNVAKATEYLVEQFERSIHA